Proteins found in one bacterium genomic segment:
- the hemC gene encoding hydroxymethylbilane synthase, protein MVIGTRGSDLARFQANWVAGQIKEKLGITPEVRIISTQGDRVTDRPLRELEGRGYFTKEIEEALLSRAVDVAVHSFKDMPSKAPDGLAVAAVTEREDPADLLIMRRDAYDEHAGEIPLRTDAVVGTSAVRRAAQLRALRPDVSNKDLRGNVPTRVLKLENGQYDAIFLASAGVRRLGLDLTKFVVCRLDPGRFVPSPGQGALAIQMRVNDAHLPAVHKALNEKMTEIATTIERDVQRMFGGGCSLPLGVFARMEDGFWQASGFWEKENHEALAADVSGEYPAGLAEQLYNRLK, encoded by the coding sequence ATGGTTATCGGAACGCGCGGCAGCGACCTGGCCAGATTTCAGGCCAATTGGGTTGCCGGACAGATCAAAGAGAAGCTGGGGATCACGCCGGAAGTGCGGATTATTTCCACGCAGGGCGACCGCGTGACCGACCGGCCCTTGCGGGAACTGGAAGGCCGTGGCTATTTCACCAAGGAGATCGAAGAAGCGCTCTTAAGCCGTGCGGTGGACGTGGCGGTGCACTCCTTTAAGGATATGCCGTCGAAAGCGCCGGACGGGCTGGCGGTGGCGGCGGTGACGGAGCGCGAAGATCCGGCGGATCTGCTGATTATGCGCCGCGACGCATACGATGAACACGCGGGAGAGATTCCGCTGCGTACAGACGCGGTGGTGGGCACCAGCGCAGTGCGGCGCGCAGCGCAATTGCGCGCGCTGCGTCCCGATGTTTCCAACAAGGATTTGCGCGGCAATGTGCCGACGCGCGTTTTGAAACTCGAGAATGGGCAATACGACGCGATTTTCCTGGCGTCGGCGGGCGTGCGCAGACTCGGCCTCGACCTTACCAAGTTTGTGGTGTGCCGGCTGGATCCGGGACGGTTTGTGCCGTCACCGGGACAGGGCGCACTGGCGATTCAGATGCGCGTGAACGATGCGCATTTGCCCGCCGTGCACAAGGCGCTGAACGAGAAGATGACCGAGATTGCCACGACGATTGAACGCGACGTGCAGCGGATGTTCGGCGGCGGATGCAGTCTGCCGCTGGGAGTGTTTGCGCGGATGGAAGACGGTTTCTGGCAGGCCTCGGGATTCTGGGAAAAAGAAAACCACGAAGCTCTGGCAGCGGACGTCAGCGGAGAATATCCGGCGGGTCTGGCCGAGCAACTTTACAACAGGTTAAAA
- a CDS encoding T9SS type A sorting domain-containing protein: protein MFQRTHHHSHHLRASRPFLPLALFVVLLLLMVSTAFAQEWQSFQLTHFLPTGEVRQCGSVADSLGNLHHYVIGCFGNNGEYCPLYYLRTDFYGHILTDTVRVNSFAGPGAFPIYTSVLGDGAHSWCVFGDWIYAHAPNRALYLTERGTQGEEILPPAMLGPDGGYAGVPSWDMDAALRMQDSTIHVVGNVLPFYYYRFTTDAETLQWHRPIDGRTLGVDPKVAVGPDGAMWAAMRNGYSSVSTEILLVRFGEDTSQTVFHPFAGTVNHWGMGGMSIDSHYNFHFLVACDTATLAYARLDSNLVLQEWRTLEHTSGNYPILKADSAGNCLMVWDRDPGLYWAYINADGSWRQEPTCIDPNLGGSSFSIVHMDSNRFAFTFQGAERGEAFMQLRLYTYGFPPYNATPEPHATARTATSLSISPNPFNSTTRISFSLSHAAEVRLCVFDLTGRLVTTLAEHRFDAGEHAVTFDGKSLASGVYFVRAQTAGTSTIRKLVLLK, encoded by the coding sequence ATGTTTCAGCGCACACATCACCACTCCCATCACCTCCGAGCCTCGCGACCCTTCCTGCCGCTGGCTCTTTTTGTTGTCTTGCTGTTGCTGATGGTCAGCACGGCCTTTGCGCAGGAATGGCAGTCTTTTCAATTGACACATTTTCTACCGACAGGTGAGGTTCGCCAGTGTGGCTCCGTCGCCGATTCTCTGGGGAACCTACATCACTATGTCATCGGTTGCTTTGGGAACAACGGCGAATATTGTCCTCTGTATTATCTGCGCACCGATTTCTACGGCCACATTCTGACGGACACGGTGCGGGTGAACAGCTTTGCCGGACCGGGTGCCTTTCCGATTTACACCAGTGTGCTGGGGGACGGCGCGCACTCATGGTGCGTGTTCGGTGATTGGATCTACGCTCATGCCCCCAATAGGGCTTTGTATTTGACCGAGCGGGGCACGCAAGGGGAGGAGATTCTTCCTCCGGCAATGCTTGGACCCGACGGCGGCTATGCAGGCGTACCCAGTTGGGACATGGATGCGGCCCTGCGGATGCAGGACAGCACGATCCACGTGGTCGGCAATGTGCTTCCATTCTACTACTATCGCTTCACCACCGATGCGGAAACCCTGCAATGGCATCGTCCGATAGACGGCCGTACACTGGGAGTAGACCCCAAAGTTGCCGTCGGCCCCGACGGCGCGATGTGGGCGGCGATGCGCAACGGGTATAGCAGCGTCTCCACGGAAATTCTGCTGGTACGGTTCGGCGAGGACACCTCCCAGACCGTGTTTCACCCCTTCGCGGGTACCGTTAACCACTGGGGCATGGGCGGCATGTCAATTGATAGCCATTACAATTTTCACTTCCTGGTGGCATGTGACACGGCAACTCTGGCCTATGCGCGCTTGGACTCGAATCTCGTGCTTCAGGAGTGGCGCACGTTGGAGCACACTTCCGGTAACTATCCGATCCTGAAAGCGGATTCGGCAGGAAATTGCCTCATGGTGTGGGATCGAGACCCGGGACTGTATTGGGCATACATAAACGCTGATGGCTCGTGGAGACAAGAGCCCACATGCATTGACCCAAACCTCGGCGGATCTAGCTTCTCCATAGTTCATATGGACAGCAATCGTTTCGCCTTTACGTTTCAGGGTGCCGAACGAGGCGAAGCCTTCATGCAACTCCGCCTCTACACCTACGGCTTCCCACCCTACAACGCCACACCTGAACCCCATGCCACCGCACGCACCGCAACGTCTCTTTCCATTTCTCCCAACCCCTTTAACAGCACCACCCGCATTTCCTTTTCGCTTTCCCATGCCGCCGAGGTGCGCCTGTGCGTTTTTGACCTCACCGGGCGTCTCGTCACCACCCTTGCCGAACATCGCTTTGATGCCGGAGAGCATGCTGTCACCTTCGATGGCAAGTCTTTGGCTTCCGGTGTCTACTTTGTCCGTGCCCAGACCGCTGGCACCTCTACCATCCGCAAACTGGTGCTGTTGAAATAG